The window GTCTGGCACTTACAATCGCATCTCCTATCTCGGTCCGTATTACAGCACCTTTTGTGATGATGTTACGTCGGACATAGTGCTGGTTGGCTGCATTCTCAACGACCGTCTCAATCCTTACCTTCTGGGTTTTACCACTCGTTTTATCAGTTACATTCGCAAACAGTGATCTGAAAAGCTTGACCTTTCTGTTCCCACCACGAACTCGCTGCAGTTTTCTTCGATCTTCTCCAATATGTGTGGTGGTGCTCGGTCTGCCAATCTCATATTTCTTCTTGCCACAGCTCCGCTTGTACCTGCCACCTGTTGGTTTTCGTGATGATCTACCCTGCCATTTCATGATTACTCTCCGATGATAAGCACTCTGAAGAGGTATTTATAGTTTCTTGCGGAAAAGTTTGCAGATATAAAATTAAGGAGAAATTTGGCACCATAAAACAATACTGAGGGGATGGATGGATGCCAAATCTCCTTACCACACTTTATGCAACATACGTATTTAAGTATATCGAAGAGCGGAGATTTTGTTGTAACGCATTTAAAAATCTGTCGGTGTTTTTATGCTCAACCCTACGAAAATATGAGTTAAGGCGTTCACCATTAAATTTCGAAAGAAAAACACACACATCCAGATTGCTGTGGAAACAATCGTTATCATATTGCTTTAATTAACACAACCAATGCAAGGATTATAACAAGTATTGAAAGTCCGATTTCTAACCACCTATGTTTTGTCCTTAGAGATATTAAACTGCCCGTCCTTGCGCCAGTTACCGACCCTATAATTACCGCTAAGGCGGGAAGTAATATTATATCGCCCCGATACCAAAAAATCACCGCTCCAGCAATTGCTGTAAAAATGGTTGCAAACAAGGATGTCGCTATTGCCCTGCGAATATCGAGTTTCATCATTCTTAAAAATGGAGGGAACAAACTACCACCTGAACCTCCACGCATAATCGTAAGGAAATTAAGAAACAACGCTCCAAGAATGTAAGTCTTCGCGTCTGGATTAATTTTTTGAGCAATTCCCGGGAAGATTCTATCGAAATAAATCCCCAATACCGTTATGATAGAAACAATAAGAAAGATAATCGCTAAAACCAATGTTGGTATAATTCCTGTTAAAAATGCACCTGTTACCGTGCCTGACATGCCACCAATTATTACATATCGAGCAATTTCCCAATCTATGTTCTTTCTGTGGCTTATAGCGGCTATAAGCGAAGAGAATGGTATAACCAATAGATTTATTCCAAAAGCACTCAGTAAAGGCAATCCAGCAACATAAAGCAAAGGTATCCTGACAGAACCCCCGCCTATACCAAACATACCACTCATAAATCCGGTAAAAAGTCCTATGAAAAGATATACCAGCATTTGTGTTATTTGTTCCATTCAATTACTCTCTATATAAGAAAGGAAAGCAGAATGGGTTCGGGCTTTCAGGTTTCTCCCTTCAACCACTTCTTTATCGTATCGACAT of the Candidatus Syntrophoarchaeum caldarius genome contains:
- a CDS encoding Ribosomal protein S8e, which translates into the protein MKWQGRSSRKPTGGRYKRSCGKKKYEIGRPSTTTHIGEDRRKLQRVRGGNRKVKLFRSLFANVTDKTSGKTQKVRIETVVENAANQHYVRRNIITKGAVIRTEIGDAIVSARPGQDGVINAVLIK
- a CDS encoding permease, whose translation is MLVYLFIGLFTGFMSGMFGIGGGSVRIPLLYVAGLPLLSAFGINLLVIPFSSLIAAISHRKNIDWEIARYVIIGGMSGTVTGAFLTGIIPTLVLAIIFLIVSIITVLGIYFDRIFPGIAQKINPDAKTYILGALFLNFLTIMRGGSGGSLFPPFLRMMKLDIRRAIATSLFATIFTAIAGAVIFWYRGDIILLPALAVIIGSVTGARTGSLISLRTKHRWLEIGLSILVIILALVVLIKAI